In Ferroplasma sp., a single window of DNA contains:
- the mtnA gene encoding S-methyl-5-thioribose-1-phosphate isomerase, whose translation MKVNINGESRSILAVWYEDNQVKLIDQRKIPESIEIYTANNSDDIYYAIKNMVVRGAPAIGVTAAYGLAMAFKNKEDMDKSVKTISSSRPTAYDLFKAIDYMKSNKFSESAARRYALEITERSRKIGEYGNSLIKSDDRILTHCNAGALAVVDWGTALAPMRIAHDSGKKIFVYVDETRPRLQGAKLTAWELQQEGIDYSIIADNAAGHFMKNKDIDLAIVGADRIAANGDFANKIGTYEKAVLAKVNNIPFYVAAPGSTFDFSLKSGDGIPIEERDENEVLMVNNSRLGPVEGHAKNPAFDVTPHEYVTAFITEYGIFRPEELKKLYNLIQDDLFMR comes from the coding sequence ATGAAAGTCAACATAAATGGAGAATCAAGATCAATTCTCGCGGTTTGGTATGAGGATAATCAGGTTAAGCTGATTGATCAGAGAAAAATTCCGGAATCTATTGAGATATATACTGCGAACAATAGCGATGACATTTACTATGCGATAAAAAATATGGTAGTTCGTGGAGCTCCAGCTATAGGGGTTACAGCCGCATACGGGCTTGCAATGGCATTCAAAAATAAGGAAGATATGGACAAATCCGTTAAAACCATTTCATCTTCAAGGCCCACAGCGTATGACCTATTCAAGGCAATAGATTATATGAAGTCAAATAAGTTCTCTGAATCTGCGGCAAGAAGATATGCACTGGAAATAACTGAAAGATCCAGAAAGATCGGTGAATACGGCAATAGCCTAATAAAATCAGATGACAGGATACTGACGCACTGCAATGCTGGCGCACTTGCTGTTGTCGACTGGGGGACAGCCCTGGCGCCCATGAGAATTGCCCACGATTCCGGAAAGAAAATATTTGTTTATGTGGATGAAACAAGGCCAAGGTTACAGGGTGCAAAACTTACTGCATGGGAGCTTCAGCAGGAGGGTATAGATTATTCCATAATAGCTGATAATGCGGCAGGTCATTTCATGAAAAATAAGGACATTGACCTCGCTATTGTTGGTGCTGACAGGATAGCTGCCAACGGGGATTTTGCAAATAAGATAGGAACGTATGAAAAAGCAGTTCTTGCAAAGGTAAACAATATACCATTTTATGTCGCCGCTCCAGGAAGCACATTTGATTTCTCTCTAAAAAGTGGGGATGGAATACCCATAGAGGAGAGGGACGAGAATGAGGTTCTCATGGTGAACAATTCAAGGCTGGGCCCTGTTGAAGGGCATGCTAAAAATCCGGCATTTGATGTAACGCCACACGAATACGTTACAGCATTCATCACTGAATATGGGATATTCAGGCCTGAGGAGCTTAAAAAACTCTATAATCTTATTCAGGACGACCTCTTTATGAGGTAA
- a CDS encoding tryptophan--tRNA ligase, protein MINPWSSSQYFDYEKLIREFGIDKPNDYFDYFMFRRKLIFGQRGLDYLEYAIKNGMEFNAMTGLMPSGHMHLGNKLTIDQIIYFQSLGAEVYIAVADLESYATRGISFERAREIAINEYIANYISMGLKPCKIYFQSENFDTQSLAFILSNGTNMNELKAIYGLTDSSSMLHVNSPIIQAADVLHTQMRHLGGPKPTIVPVGVDQDPHIRLMRDLAKRLRIYSIKPDHGKISIFIKGTDNPERYINEAMEELSSKGYECSPNYEYRAIYIKNSKEEERIKIDMILARLEGKFNEYTFIEPSATFQKLETGLRGGKMSSSVPDSLISLNDSPADATRKIKHAVTGGRQTVEEQKKLGGNPDICPVFELYKYHSSDDKYVSRVYEECIGGVRMCGACKSEAAQNISKFLKNLAEKKDESLRKMDDYLIKRSS, encoded by the coding sequence ATGATAAATCCCTGGAGTTCATCACAGTATTTCGATTATGAAAAGTTAATCAGAGAATTCGGAATAGATAAGCCGAATGACTATTTTGATTATTTTATGTTCCGGAGAAAACTTATATTCGGGCAGCGTGGCCTTGATTATCTGGAATATGCAATAAAAAATGGCATGGAATTTAATGCCATGACGGGATTAATGCCATCAGGGCATATGCACCTTGGAAATAAACTCACCATAGATCAGATTATTTATTTTCAGTCTCTTGGGGCAGAAGTGTATATTGCAGTAGCTGACCTTGAATCCTATGCGACAAGGGGAATTAGTTTTGAAAGGGCACGTGAAATAGCCATCAACGAATACATAGCCAACTATATATCCATGGGGCTGAAACCATGCAAAATATATTTCCAGTCCGAAAATTTTGATACCCAGAGCCTGGCATTTATTCTTTCCAACGGCACAAATATGAATGAACTCAAGGCCATATATGGGCTTACTGACTCATCATCAATGCTGCACGTTAATTCGCCTATAATACAGGCAGCTGATGTACTCCATACACAGATGAGGCACCTTGGAGGACCGAAACCGACAATTGTGCCTGTTGGTGTTGACCAGGATCCACATATCAGGCTGATGCGAGACCTGGCAAAAAGGCTCAGGATTTATAGCATAAAACCAGACCATGGAAAAATATCCATTTTCATCAAAGGAACAGATAATCCAGAAAGATATATTAACGAAGCTATGGAGGAACTTTCTTCAAAGGGCTATGAGTGTTCACCTAACTATGAATACAGAGCCATTTACATAAAAAATTCAAAGGAAGAGGAAAGAATAAAAATTGATATGATTCTCGCACGTCTCGAGGGGAAGTTCAATGAATATACGTTCATTGAACCTTCAGCAACATTCCAGAAGCTGGAAACAGGACTCAGGGGCGGTAAGATGTCATCCTCGGTCCCTGATTCGCTAATTAGCCTGAATGATTCACCTGCTGATGCAACCAGAAAGATTAAACATGCTGTAACCGGTGGGAGGCAGACGGTTGAGGAGCAGAAAAAACTGGGAGGAAATCCCGATATATGCCCTGTATTTGAACTTTATAAATACCACAGCAGTGATGATAAATATGTGAGCAGGGTATATGAGGAATGTATCGGTGGTGTAAGAATGTGCGGTGCATGCAAATCAGAGGCTGCTCAGAATATATCTAAATTCCTGAAAAATCTTGCTGAAAAGAAAGATGAATCACTGAGAAAAATGGATGATTACCTCATAAAGAGGTCGTCCTGA
- a CDS encoding DNA-directed RNA polymerase subunit H: MSKFNVLEHEIVPEHHLVPVEEEESVLSRLNVTKDDLPKIGINDPTIKALEEIHGKLEPGRIIKIIRKSPTAGYYEYYRVIVKSVI; encoded by the coding sequence ATGAGCAAGTTCAATGTGCTAGAGCACGAAATTGTGCCAGAACACCATCTGGTTCCAGTGGAAGAGGAGGAAAGCGTTTTAAGCAGGCTTAATGTGACTAAGGACGATCTGCCTAAAATCGGTATAAATGATCCAACTATCAAGGCCTTGGAGGAAATCCATGGAAAATTAGAGCCGGGAAGAATAATTAAAATTATCCGGAAGAGCCCTACAGCAGGGTATTATGAGTATTATAGAGTTATTGTAAAGAGTGTGATATAA
- a CDS encoding MFS transporter has product MNSYKTISDAPSSPFLRKITLLSSMGVMMDGYTLTVFSYALLYLINVMSLKSYEISIMGISSIGGVLIGSFISGYIADIYGRRFIYIYDLFIVSIFIFLTGLATNYINFSILELIVGFGIGADYPVSSSIQAEFSPTKSRGRFMFFNIFSFSIGSLIFLGIAVPLVLFTGVNAWRYMYMIGAIFPILVLYSRKKIPESPYWVQHKFGNEAGNAARVNFEKSTGYRISALPDISPGKTRLKDIFKGKYGKYIIFISMAWFSYDIVSYGIWTYSPLIFSTEITSYYADLYVVFTGMAESIPVVVGFLIAIYYVDRIGRRLLLIIGFLGSFLVLVIFFFVNEYAVVGLLMTFSAFGFVHFFHNVGPSPITYTYPVEIFPTRIRGTAMGFATSISRLGSILAVFSFPIIDSLYGLKTIIIYFAVFEFIGLALTLKYAPETRNKALT; this is encoded by the coding sequence ATGAATAGCTATAAAACCATTTCAGATGCCCCTTCCTCACCATTTCTGAGAAAAATCACACTCCTGTCTTCCATGGGTGTGATGATGGACGGTTATACACTTACAGTATTTTCATATGCATTACTATATTTGATAAATGTAATGTCCCTGAAAAGTTACGAGATTTCCATAATGGGAATATCATCCATAGGGGGAGTCCTCATTGGAAGTTTTATTTCAGGTTATATTGCTGATATTTATGGCAGGCGATTTATTTACATTTATGACCTTTTCATTGTATCCATATTTATTTTTTTAACAGGATTAGCAACAAATTACATAAATTTCTCCATTCTTGAACTCATAGTGGGCTTTGGTATAGGCGCCGATTATCCCGTAAGCTCCTCAATACAGGCAGAATTTTCACCAACAAAGTCCCGTGGGAGGTTTATGTTCTTCAATATTTTCTCATTCTCCATAGGTTCTCTTATATTCCTCGGGATTGCTGTTCCCCTGGTGCTGTTCACCGGTGTGAATGCATGGCGCTATATGTACATGATCGGTGCGATATTCCCTATACTGGTGCTGTATTCTAGGAAAAAGATTCCAGAAAGCCCATACTGGGTGCAGCACAAATTTGGGAACGAGGCAGGAAACGCTGCCAGGGTAAATTTTGAAAAGTCCACAGGATACAGAATATCTGCATTGCCCGACATAAGCCCCGGGAAGACAAGGCTAAAGGACATATTTAAGGGAAAATACGGAAAATACATAATATTTATTTCTATGGCCTGGTTTTCATATGATATAGTTAGCTATGGTATATGGACATATTCGCCATTAATATTTTCCACCGAAATTACATCCTACTATGCAGATCTTTATGTTGTATTTACCGGCATGGCAGAGTCCATTCCAGTAGTTGTAGGGTTCCTTATTGCAATATATTATGTAGATCGGATCGGCAGAAGGTTATTGCTGATTATAGGGTTTCTAGGGTCTTTCCTGGTTCTTGTCATATTCTTTTTTGTTAATGAGTATGCAGTGGTTGGGCTCCTCATGACATTCAGCGCCTTTGGGTTTGTCCACTTTTTCCATAATGTTGGGCCCAGCCCGATTACATACACATATCCCGTCGAAATATTTCCAACACGGATAAGGGGCACAGCAATGGGGTTCGCCACCTCTATTTCCAGGCTAGGGTCAATACTTGCCGTATTCTCATTTCCAATAATAGACTCGCTCTACGGTTTAAAAACCATAATAATCTACTTCGCAGTTTTTGAGTTCATAGGGCTTGCGCTCACCCTCAAATATGCTCCAGAAACAAGGAACAAGGCACTGACATAA
- a CDS encoding DNA-directed RNA polymerase subunit B yields MNPILDAFFKSESVVNYQIDSMNYFYASKNNPDSIMQQIVDETKISDDATPGVIELDPSKTRGKDIKIYFGRDRENGKATGDPTIWVEKPEIKEASGASNQITPQEARLRDLNYMAPIILRLRIVEDGIERDASTIKIGEIPVMVRSKICTLSEQNLDLYIEKNNGPIDETREEKLRYVDEDPTDPGGYFIIGGSERVIVSLEDLAPNKILVEYEEKYDSRLEVAKIFSQKSGFRALISLEKGSDGIINVSIPTVAGTVPLVILMKALGIDKDVDVHDAIFSDPRMDPLIYANIEDSKNPKVLPPNGVNNSEDALSYLEKRFAAGQAKEFRDKKITQMLDRALLPHLGDEVSDRLKKAIYLGRMARSLLELNLGMRHVDDKDHYANKRIKLSGDLLDELFRNAFQSVMKDLKYQLEKTYNKKRGIRLRPAVRQDLLTQKILHSMATGNWIGGRTGVSQLLDRTSNMSTLSHLRRIISPLTRSQPHFEARDLHPTQWGRICPNETPEGQNCGLVKNASLIINVTQGIDPDIVLEELRGMNIYDVTKEEASGRVYLNGDFIGYHDDPAILAETVRNLRRSGKLSNEVNVKFDSNTNEVIINCDRGRLRRPLFVVRDGKTVLNEEMLEKLRMGEYTVNDLISEGAIEWLDAEEEENAYISVFPFEFPENCPHCGKVLYRNNVTWVNPGSDDIVLECDECHSHFKGINQISKDHTHCEIDASMILGVVASLIPYPEHNSSPRITIASAMIKQSIGIPQANFRIRTDTRGHLLHYPQIPLVTTKVMDFIRYRRKPAGQNFVVAIVSYHGYNMQDAIIMNKASIERGLGRSSFFRTYTAEERRYPGGQEDRFEIPSHDVLGARAEDYYKNLDENGVIFPESKVEGSDVLVGKTSPPRFLEEDNADKLGPLRRRESSVTVRPTESGYVDNVFLTVSESNSRIIKVKVRSDRIPQPGDKFASRHGQKGVIGHVVPQEDMPFNEDGIIPDLLFNPHSVPSRMTLGHVLEMMGAKVATMSGDNIDSTIFDGEPERSLREQLKRYGFRESGNEVMYDGITGKKFDVDIFMGVIYYQKLHHMVASKFHARSRGPVQILTRQPTEGRSRQGGLRFGEMERDTLIAHGASMVIKDRLLDQSDGTILYVCGNPTCGHIAIYDFRKGTLRCPVCGNTGNIYPIETSYAFKLMRDELSSMGIVMRLELGDMK; encoded by the coding sequence ATGAATCCTATTTTAGATGCGTTTTTTAAATCAGAGAGTGTTGTTAATTACCAGATAGATTCAATGAATTATTTTTATGCATCCAAAAATAACCCGGACAGCATAATGCAGCAAATTGTAGATGAAACAAAAATATCTGACGACGCTACACCCGGAGTTATCGAGCTTGACCCATCAAAAACAAGAGGGAAGGACATAAAGATATATTTTGGAAGGGACCGGGAAAATGGTAAGGCCACAGGAGACCCCACAATATGGGTAGAAAAACCGGAAATAAAGGAAGCTTCCGGTGCATCAAACCAGATCACCCCCCAGGAAGCAAGGCTCAGGGACCTGAACTACATGGCACCGATTATATTGCGGCTCCGCATAGTGGAGGACGGAATAGAGAGGGATGCCAGCACCATAAAAATCGGGGAAATACCTGTTATGGTAAGATCAAAAATATGCACACTTTCAGAACAGAATCTTGACCTGTATATTGAAAAGAATAATGGCCCCATTGATGAAACTAGGGAGGAAAAACTCAGATATGTGGATGAGGACCCTACAGACCCTGGAGGTTATTTTATTATAGGAGGTTCGGAGAGGGTTATTGTCTCCCTTGAAGATCTGGCACCAAATAAAATCCTTGTTGAATATGAGGAGAAATATGACTCCAGGCTTGAAGTTGCAAAAATATTTTCACAGAAAAGTGGTTTCAGGGCACTTATATCACTGGAGAAGGGCAGCGATGGAATCATAAACGTATCTATTCCAACAGTTGCAGGGACCGTTCCTCTGGTGATACTGATGAAGGCCCTGGGGATAGACAAAGATGTAGATGTCCATGATGCCATATTTTCAGATCCGCGCATGGATCCTTTAATTTATGCTAACATTGAAGATTCCAAGAATCCAAAGGTGTTGCCACCCAACGGCGTCAATAACAGTGAGGATGCACTTTCATACCTTGAAAAAAGATTTGCAGCAGGTCAGGCAAAGGAATTCAGGGATAAGAAAATTACACAGATGCTTGATAGGGCACTTTTACCGCATCTTGGAGATGAGGTCTCAGACAGATTGAAGAAGGCCATATACCTGGGAAGGATGGCAAGGTCACTTCTTGAACTTAACCTTGGCATGAGGCACGTGGACGATAAGGATCATTATGCAAATAAAAGAATAAAACTGTCAGGGGATCTTCTTGATGAACTTTTCAGAAATGCTTTCCAGTCAGTAATGAAGGATTTAAAATACCAGCTGGAAAAGACATACAATAAGAAAAGAGGCATAAGACTCAGGCCAGCTGTTAGGCAGGATTTGCTTACCCAGAAAATTCTGCATTCAATGGCAACAGGAAACTGGATAGGTGGACGTACGGGAGTTTCACAGCTTCTTGACAGGACTTCCAATATGTCAACTTTAAGCCATCTTAGAAGAATTATCTCACCACTGACAAGATCTCAGCCACATTTTGAGGCAAGGGATCTCCACCCAACACAGTGGGGTAGAATATGCCCCAACGAGACACCTGAAGGCCAGAACTGCGGACTGGTAAAAAATGCATCTCTAATTATTAATGTAACACAGGGAATTGACCCGGACATAGTTCTTGAAGAGCTCAGGGGAATGAATATATACGATGTAACAAAGGAGGAGGCATCCGGGAGGGTGTACCTTAATGGGGATTTCATAGGATACCATGATGACCCGGCAATACTTGCAGAGACTGTAAGAAATCTAAGAAGGTCGGGAAAACTATCAAACGAGGTCAATGTCAAATTTGATTCAAACACTAACGAGGTAATAATAAACTGTGACCGTGGAAGGTTGAGGAGGCCATTATTTGTTGTACGTGATGGCAAAACCGTTCTCAATGAAGAAATGCTTGAAAAACTACGTATGGGAGAGTATACTGTAAATGACCTTATTTCGGAGGGAGCAATAGAATGGCTGGATGCAGAGGAGGAGGAAAACGCATATATTTCGGTATTCCCATTTGAATTCCCTGAAAACTGCCCGCACTGCGGCAAGGTGCTTTACAGGAATAATGTAACATGGGTAAATCCGGGGTCGGATGATATTGTCCTTGAATGCGATGAATGCCATTCGCATTTCAAGGGAATCAATCAGATTTCAAAGGATCATACACACTGTGAAATAGATGCATCCATGATACTTGGGGTTGTGGCATCGCTTATTCCCTATCCTGAACATAACTCATCGCCCAGGATTACCATTGCTTCTGCAATGATAAAACAGTCAATTGGAATTCCACAGGCAAATTTCAGAATAAGGACAGATACCAGAGGGCATCTGCTTCACTACCCACAGATACCACTTGTTACAACAAAGGTTATGGATTTCATAAGGTACAGGAGAAAGCCTGCAGGCCAGAACTTCGTCGTTGCAATAGTATCATACCACGGATACAACATGCAGGATGCAATTATAATGAATAAGGCATCCATAGAGAGAGGGCTTGGAAGAAGCTCATTCTTCAGGACCTATACAGCAGAGGAGAGAAGATATCCTGGAGGACAGGAGGACAGATTCGAGATTCCAAGCCATGATGTCCTTGGGGCAAGAGCAGAAGATTATTACAAGAATCTTGATGAAAATGGTGTCATATTCCCTGAATCAAAGGTCGAGGGTTCAGATGTACTTGTGGGAAAAACATCCCCACCAAGATTCCTTGAGGAGGATAATGCGGATAAGCTCGGACCCTTAAGAAGGAGGGAATCATCGGTAACAGTCAGGCCCACAGAATCCGGATATGTTGATAATGTATTTCTCACAGTATCTGAGAGCAATAGCAGGATAATCAAGGTTAAGGTCAGGAGTGACAGGATACCCCAGCCAGGTGATAAATTTGCATCAAGGCATGGACAGAAGGGGGTTATAGGACATGTTGTACCTCAGGAGGATATGCCCTTCAATGAGGATGGAATCATACCTGATTTGCTGTTCAATCCGCATTCAGTACCGTCAAGAATGACACTGGGCCATGTCCTTGAGATGATGGGGGCAAAGGTTGCAACCATGAGCGGGGACAATATAGATTCTACTATATTCGACGGGGAACCTGAAAGAAGCCTCAGAGAGCAGCTCAAGAGATACGGTTTCCGTGAATCTGGCAATGAGGTTATGTACGACGGAATTACAGGAAAGAAATTTGACGTTGATATATTCATGGGCGTAATCTATTACCAGAAACTGCACCATATGGTTGCAAGCAAATTCCATGCAAGGTCCAGAGGGCCCGTGCAGATACTTACAAGACAGCCAACAGAAGGAAGGTCCAGGCAGGGAGGACTCAGATTCGGAGAAATGGAGAGGGATACCCTTATCGCACATGGTGCATCCATGGTCATAAAAGACCGTTTGCTGGATCAGAGTGACGGAACAATACTCTATGTCTGCGGTAACCCCACATGCGGGCATATAGCAATATATGATTTCAGAAAGGGTACATTGAGATGCCCTGTATGCGGAAATACAGGCAATATATATCCTATTGAGACCAGTTATGCATTTAAATTGATGAGAGATGAATTGAGTTCCATGGGAATTGTAATGAGGCTAGAACTGGGTGATATGAAATGA
- the rpoA1 gene encoding DNA-directed RNA polymerase subunit A', with protein sequence MNFNNVSKRIEKIKFALLSPDEIRKMSQIRVITPDTYDDDGYPIERGLMDLHMGVIEPGLKCATCGGKVDECPGHFGHIELAMPVVHIGFIKEIKSMLDSSCKECGRIKLTDDEISNYRIQINAIDFSTMDPEIIDMTLKKILEIAAQRSICPHCNAESPKVILDKPTTFREGGIKITPKEIRERLERIPDDDLLFFGIDKASARPEWMILTVLPVPPIDVRPSITLETGERSEDDLTHKLVDIIRISQRLRESRDNGSPQLIIEDLWDLLQYHITTYFDNQTAGIPPARHRSGRALKTLVQRLKGKEGRFRANLSGKRVNFSSRSVISPEPFLSMNEVGIPEIAARELTVPVLINSFNIDKMREWIKRGTDPRTEDGKYLAGVNYLIRPDGRRIKLTDQNAEINSERIDLGWTVERQMTEGDIVLFNRQPSLHRMSMMAHSVRVLPGMTFRFNLSDCTPYNADFDGDEMNLHVIQSEESRAEARIIMKVQEQIMSPRFGGPIIGAIHDHITSLFLLTHNNPLLSEDDAIHTVSYIEFDKLPEPIIKDGKKYYHGRDIFSLILPEGLNVKFKSHLCAGSKDGKCEYENDPEDTYVVITNGKLVHGTIDDEAVGPFSGVIVDKIFRKMGPQAASKFIDNVTRLAVGYLSHRGFSTGIKDYDIPKEAISRIQEISNETLDKIEKLVAAFRSGQLQPLPGRSIEDTLEVEILSATGGVRDESGKIASQYLGLNDPSVIMARSGARAKMLNIAEVAGMVGQQSVRGGRLNRGYANRTLPHFKENDLGAYARGFIKSSYRAGLNPTEYFFHSIGGREGLVDIAVRTSRSGYMQRRLINAFEDLKVNDKRRVEDTIGSVVQFKYGEDGIDPTRSDEGQTVDVDYVAYDEFGDAQ encoded by the coding sequence ATGAATTTTAATAATGTTTCAAAGAGAATAGAAAAAATAAAATTTGCCCTTTTATCTCCTGACGAAATCAGGAAAATGTCGCAGATCAGGGTTATAACACCTGATACATATGATGATGATGGCTATCCCATAGAGAGGGGGCTGATGGATCTCCATATGGGTGTCATAGAACCAGGTTTAAAATGTGCCACATGTGGCGGGAAAGTAGATGAATGCCCGGGACATTTTGGACACATAGAACTGGCAATGCCCGTTGTGCACATAGGTTTTATCAAAGAAATAAAAAGCATGCTGGACTCTTCATGCAAGGAATGTGGCAGGATAAAATTAACGGATGATGAGATAAGTAATTACCGGATCCAGATTAACGCCATTGATTTTTCAACCATGGACCCGGAAATTATAGATATGACACTGAAAAAAATTCTTGAGATTGCTGCCCAGAGATCTATTTGCCCTCATTGCAATGCAGAGAGCCCCAAGGTAATACTGGATAAGCCCACAACATTCAGGGAAGGCGGTATTAAAATAACACCAAAAGAGATCAGGGAAAGACTTGAGAGAATTCCTGATGATGATTTACTCTTCTTCGGCATTGATAAAGCATCAGCAAGGCCGGAATGGATGATTCTTACCGTCCTGCCCGTGCCGCCAATTGATGTTCGGCCATCCATAACACTTGAAACAGGGGAAAGAAGCGAGGATGATTTAACACACAAGCTCGTTGATATAATCAGGATATCCCAGAGGCTCAGGGAAAGCAGGGATAATGGATCTCCACAGCTTATCATAGAAGATCTATGGGATCTGCTTCAGTATCATATTACAACTTATTTTGATAACCAGACTGCAGGAATACCACCTGCAAGGCACAGATCAGGACGTGCACTTAAAACCCTTGTTCAGAGGTTAAAGGGTAAAGAGGGAAGATTCAGGGCCAATCTTTCCGGAAAAAGGGTGAACTTTTCATCTAGAAGTGTTATTTCACCTGAACCGTTCCTATCTATGAATGAGGTTGGGATACCTGAAATAGCTGCAAGGGAACTTACAGTACCTGTTCTTATCAATTCATTCAACATAGACAAAATGAGGGAGTGGATAAAGAGAGGCACTGATCCCAGAACAGAGGATGGGAAATATCTTGCAGGAGTTAATTACCTTATAAGGCCTGATGGGAGAAGGATAAAGCTTACAGACCAGAACGCCGAAATCAACAGTGAGAGAATAGATCTGGGATGGACAGTGGAAAGACAGATGACAGAGGGCGATATAGTATTATTTAACAGGCAGCCATCACTTCACAGAATGTCCATGATGGCCCACAGTGTAAGGGTTCTTCCAGGGATGACATTCAGATTCAACCTTTCTGACTGCACACCGTACAACGCAGATTTTGATGGAGATGAGATGAACCTCCATGTTATACAGAGCGAGGAATCCAGGGCAGAAGCAAGAATAATCATGAAGGTACAGGAACAGATTATGTCCCCCAGATTTGGAGGACCTATTATTGGTGCGATACATGATCATATAACCTCACTATTCCTTCTTACACATAATAATCCGCTACTATCCGAGGATGATGCAATACATACAGTCTCTTATATAGAATTCGATAAGCTCCCCGAGCCTATTATCAAGGATGGCAAGAAATATTACCATGGAAGAGATATATTCTCACTTATTCTTCCTGAGGGGCTGAACGTTAAATTTAAGAGTCACTTGTGTGCCGGCTCAAAGGACGGAAAATGCGAATATGAAAATGACCCCGAGGATACATATGTGGTTATTACCAATGGAAAGCTTGTCCATGGAACTATAGATGATGAGGCTGTCGGGCCTTTCTCTGGAGTTATAGTAGATAAAATTTTCAGAAAGATGGGGCCACAGGCTGCATCAAAATTCATAGACAATGTGACACGTCTGGCAGTTGGCTACCTAAGCCATAGGGGATTCTCAACCGGAATCAAGGATTATGATATACCCAAGGAAGCAATATCAAGAATACAGGAAATATCCAATGAGACCCTAGATAAAATAGAAAAACTTGTTGCTGCCTTCAGGTCAGGACAGCTCCAGCCGCTGCCTGGAAGATCAATAGAGGACACCCTGGAGGTTGAGATTCTCAGTGCAACCGGAGGAGTCAGGGATGAATCAGGAAAGATTGCATCCCAGTACCTTGGCCTCAACGATCCGTCTGTTATCATGGCAAGGTCTGGCGCCAGGGCAAAGATGCTGAACATTGCAGAGGTTGCAGGAATGGTGGGGCAGCAGTCCGTCAGAGGAGGAAGGCTTAACAGGGGATATGCAAACAGAACCCTGCCACACTTCAAGGAAAATGACCTTGGGGCTTATGCCAGGGGATTCATTAAATCATCCTACAGGGCAGGCCTGAACCCAACGGAATACTTCTTCCATAGTATAGGAGGAAGGGAGGGTCTTGTTGATATTGCTGTAAGGACATCCAGAAGCGGCTACATGCAGAGAAGGCTTATCAACGCCTTCGAAGATTTGAAGGTGAATGACAAACGCAGGGTAGAGGATACAATAGGGTCTGTTGTGCAGTTCAAGTATGGGGAGGATGGAATAGATCCAACCAGAAGCGATGAGGGGCAGACAGTGGATGTTGATTATGTTGCGTATGATGAATTCGGTGATGCACAATGA